In Capsicum annuum cultivar UCD-10X-F1 chromosome 7, UCD10Xv1.1, whole genome shotgun sequence, one genomic interval encodes:
- the LOC124885672 gene encoding uncharacterized protein LOC124885672, translated as MCVVSDLHESIIKVVSVVYSNVLHLTYIWHLWKTDCTNFRKCKDRLSDIYYTMAKAYRKDEFDFFGNQVGKIDQRVKSYLGMLDLKSGHACMYLLENYLKSEIARIEKEHLMQSEIARIEKEHLMQTRHWDTIWLVHHQHMYFSIYNDGRKYIVCLDKRTCNYGRFQLDEITCEHAIVILKSKHVVDMNPYCSEFYYPETLRKTYEESMFSMPDKKDWIVPQEVMNEVVLPPKYKRPPGRPKKNRHKKSSETMTSSSNCYGRCGYAGHNRRTCNFFPKKN; from the exons ATGTGTGTTGTGTCCGACCTTCATGAAAGCATAATAAAGGTTGTCAGTGTTGTATATTCAAATGTGCTGCACCTGACATACATTTGGCACTTGTGGAAAACTGATTGCACAAACTTCAGGAAGTGTAAAGATAGACTTAGTGATATTTACTACACTATGGCCAAGGCTTATCGTAAAGATGAGTTTGATTTTTTTGGGAATCAAGTTGGGAAGATTGATCAGAGGGTAAAGTCTTACTTGGGGATGCTGGATTTGAAAAGTGGGCACGCGTGTATGTACCT GctagaaaattatttgaaaagtgAAATTGCAAGAATAGAGAAAGAGCATCTTATGCAAAGTGAAATTGCAAGAATAGAGAAAGAGCATCTTATGCAAACACGTCACTGG GATACTATTtg GTTAGTGCATCATCAACATATGTATTTCTCTATTTACAATGACGGCAGAAAATACATAGTATGTCTTGATAAGAGGACTTGCAATTATGGTAGATTCCAATTGGATGAGATAACATGTGAACACGCGATTGTAATACTAAAAAGCAAGCATGTAGTTGATATGAACCCTTATTGCTCAGAGTTTTATTATCCTGAAACATTAAGGAAGACTTATGAAGAATCTATGTTTTCAATGCCCGATAAGAAGGACTGGATTGTGCCACAAGAAGTAATGAACGAAGTTGTGTTACCACCAAAATACAAACGTCCACCCGGAAGGCCAAAGAAAAACAGAcacaagaaatcaagtgaaacaatGACATCGAGCAGTAATTGTTACGGGAGATGTGGTTATGCAGGTCACAACAGGCGCACTTGTAACTTCTTTCCAAAAAAGAATTGA
- the LOC107876371 gene encoding uncharacterized protein LOC107876371, with product MGEVEKSYEGDYSVQELLTALAVHPDKYQDYKLQSGVLRYKGKVYIGKTTTLRQQLLQIMHSSTIGGHSGQQGTLKRLQLHFFWPSMKRDVQEFVSICDICQRCKDENVAQPPLVIPTQAWSDISLDFIEGLPRSQAYHPKPDGQTERLNRCLEGYLRAMVMSNPKQWVAWLHLAEWWYNTNYHTVLHSIPFHALYGYDPPQIPMGPYTDTPLQLVQDLIHQRVQFQQVLKDHIVQAQARMKWYTDQRESERELQEGDWVYLKLQSYKQTTVPLKRHLKLSPKYYGPYKKRIGPAIIPQQQLHLVGTDGKILVRPMAILQRKMVKENNVVAVKVLIQWENLSPQEATWED from the exons ATGGGAGAAGTAGAGAAGAGTTATGAGGGAGATTATAGTGTTCAAGAACTCTTAACTGCTCTAGCAGTTCACCCTGACAAATACCAGGACTACAAGTTGCAATCAGGAGTGTTGAGGTACAAGGGTAAGGTTTACATTGGCAAGACTACAACCTTAAGACAACAGTTATTGCAGATTATGCACTCTTCTACAATTGGAGGACACTCAGGACAACAAGGTACTCTCAAAAGGTTGCAACTGCATTTCTTTTGGCCTTCTATGAAGAGGGATGTACAAGAATTTGTATCCATCTGTGACATATGTCAACGGTGCAAGGATGAAAATGTTGCACAACCACCTCTAGTCATTCCAACTCAAGCTTGGAGTGATATTAGCTTGGATTTTATTGAAGGGCTACCCAGGTCTCAAG CATATCATCCGAAGCCCGATGGGCAAACTGAAAGGCTTAACAGATGccttgaaggatatcttagagcAATGGTCATGAGCAATCCTAAACAGTGGGTAGCTTGGTTACATTTGGCTGAGTGGTGGTATAATACAAACTATCACACAGTTTTGCATAGCATCCCCTTTCACGCATTATATGGATATGATCCCCCTCAAATACCCATGGGACCTTACACTGACACACCCCTGCAATTAGTGCAAGACTTGATTCACCAAAGGGTGCAGTTTCAACAGGTGCTAAAGGATCATATAGTTCAAGCTCAAGCTAGAATGAAGTGGTATACAGATCAAAGAGAAAGTGAAAGGGAATTACAAGAAGGGGATTGGGTGTACTTGAAACTTCAGTCATACAAACAAACTACAGTACCACTGAAGAGGCATCTGAAGTTAAGTCCCAAGTATTATGGACCCTATAAG AAAAGGATTGGTCCTGCTATTATACCCCAGCAGCAACTACACTTAGTGGGTACTGATGGGAAAATACTGGTTAGGCCTATGGCTATTTTACAAAGAAAAATGGTGAAGGAAAATAATGTTGTGGCAGTTAAGGTGTTGATACAGTGGGAAAATTTATCCCCTCaggaggctacatgggaagatTAG